One Onthophagus taurus isolate NC chromosome 11, IU_Otau_3.0, whole genome shotgun sequence genomic window carries:
- the LOC111423575 gene encoding uncharacterized protein, whose amino-acid sequence MKSPPSVTDDCDDIFGPPRTYETGYCPPKNRPSMISAKYRQKEERRKVLKISINKLKKIEDPEASLCRSVLINNTMKRLQKEARDEKIQKQQLNYPRCYENDNFLNLKSEFMKNELKTFDQPGDFTPNDAKIVDSLSADFAMEPEFDRKIGEVMNEGVEVIKNLMENEFCVNGSDSNSNNNVCVVQETQENSTTNNTTTNPNNRFSRKRSFDDYEDCDVQDVLSQFYMPPTPRMLTCIDEDEDVNVVDVEEPSTKRAKIEIISETTSCNSNSEVIPRLDEFLQKFDKDDYRMMTYTNNNLPPDTDRLRYVPSSTTVDDTNSYSCGHASMFNDIQNNVFHSLITSLET is encoded by the coding sequence ATGAAATCACCACCATCAGTCACAGACGACTGCGATGATATTTTTGGTCCACCCCGTACCTACGAAACGGGTTATTGTCCGCCAAAGAATCGGCCGTCGATGATCAGCgcgaaatatcgccaaaaagaAGAAcgtagaaaagtgttgaagaTCAGCATAAATAAGTTGAAGAAAATTGAAGATCCCGAAGCGAGTTTGTGCAGATCGGTTTTGATCAATAACACGATGAAGCGGCTACAGAAGGAGGCGCGCGACGAAAAAATCCAAAAGCAACAGCTAAATTACCCGCGGTGTTACGAAAACGATAATTTCTTAAACCTAAAAAGTGAGTTTATGAAAAACGAGTTGAAAACGTTCGACCAACCCGGCGATTTCACGCCGAACGATGCAAAAATTGTGGACAGTTTAAGTGCGGATTTCGCAATGGAACCGGAATTCGATCGAAAAATCGGTGAAGTGATGAACGAGGGAGTTGAAGtgatcaaaaatttaatggagAATGAGTTTTGTGTAAACGGAAGTGACTCAAACAGTAACAATAACGTTTGTGTAGTGCAAGAAACCCAAGAAAATAGTACCACCAACAACACCACGACAAACCCAAATAATAGGTTTTCAAGAAAACGTTCATTCGATGATTACGAAGATTGTGATGTGCAAGATGTTCTTTCGCAATTTTACATGCCCCCTACGCCTAGAATGTTAACCTGTATCGACGAAGATGAAGACGTTAACGTCGTTGACGTTGAAGAGCCCTCGACGAAACGagccaaaattgaaattatcaGTGAAACAACTTCTTGTAACAGTAATAGTGAAGTGATTCCACGACTGGACGAGTTTCTACAGAAATTCGATAAGGACGATTACAGAATGATGACGTACACGAACAATAACCTGCCTCCGGATACCGATAGGTTACGATATGTGCCATCATCAACGACGGTCGACGACACGAATTCCTACAGTTGCGGCCACGCGTCCATGTTCAACGACATCCAAAACAACGTCTTTCACAGCCTAATTACATCCCTGGAGACGTAG